DNA from Rubripirellula lacrimiformis:
CGAACGAATTGCTTCCGAAACGACCGCGAGTGCTGATTCAAAAGACGTTTAGTCCATCCATCCAACCTCAGATGGAAACCGTTTCGGAAGGGCAGCATCTCACACACGCAGGAAAATGCGACGTCGGTACAAAAAGAACAGTAGGCACCATTTGACGATCAAAACGCCGACCAAAAGAACCAGTTTTTGATAGTCACCCGATACCCGGGCCACACCACCGAAAAAGAACTCTGCGATCTGGCGGAAGTCGACGAATTCCTGAGCGATGTAAATCGTAATTGCGTTGCTTCCGATCACCACCCAAAACAACGCCGCCCTTTGCCATTGCCAAACATCAATGACTAGGTAGAAAATCGCCAACAGCAGCAGGCTCCACCCGCCCGCGACCAATACAAAACTGCTGGTCCACAGATTCTTGATCACCGGGAAGCTTGCACCCCATCCGTATCCGATCACGAGACACCCGATTCCGGCTGCGGCTAGCGACAACACCTTGCGGTACGGGGTCAAGGTTGATCGCAATAGCGTTCCTGCCAGCACCCCGAGCAAGGCGGTTGCTATCGCGGGGATGGTTGAAAGAATGCCCTCGTTGTCACCATAGCCGTAGTATTTCTCTAGAATCTTTCCGGGCAACACGCTGCGGTCGATGTAGCCAGCCAAATTGCCCTCCATCGAGTAATCGCCTGCCACGCCACCGGGCGGCGGGATGAACGCGAAGATCGCCCAATACCCGAGCAGGATTGCCGCAGTGATCACCAACTGCATTCGCCAACGGGTGTGCAGGAAAATCAGTCCGGCAGCGACATAGCCGATGCCGATCCGTTGCAGCACCTGCATGTATCGCATGTTAGCGAAGTCAAATTGCAGGATACCGTTGTATAGCAGCCCCAATAAAACCAAGGCCACGCCGCGCCGAAACAATCGACCGTAGACGGCTCGTGGCGTCTCCGCATACTTTGCTAGCGAATACGGCAACACGCAGCCCGCCAGGAACAAAAACAATGGAAAGACTAGGTCGTAGAGGCGGAAACCTTCCCACGCGACGTGATAAAACTGTGACTCCAGACGTCCGCGAAACGAATCGGTATCGCTGCCAGCAAGGATCTCTCGCGCAATCGCGCTGCCACCGATGATCCACAACATGTCAAAACCACGCAGCGCGTCAATTGACACGATTCGTGGCTGAATCGTCGTTGACGATGCCGATCTTGAGTCATCGGAATGCTCTAGTGGGGATTCAGTGTTCAAAAACTTATCCCGTTCAAAACAAGTCGATGAGATCGCCACGCATCAAGCAGCGAGGGGCGAGTAGCGGCAACGACACTGGAGGCATTGCGTAGCATCTTCGCAATCCGTTCAACGTCCCGAACCGGTCGACGCTCGGCTAGCGTCGACCGCACAAGCAGGTCGATGAACTCAGGAGCGGTCAGGTCTGGCTCAATCAAGATTGTGATGTCGTTCAATTTTGGGGCACGCGGAGACTAGGTGTAAGTTCAGTCGGTTAACGGCAGCCGTCACCGGGCACGGCGAGTCGATTTTCCATTGGTAAAAACATGATGCCGTCCTTTGTGTCCACGGCATTGTTATCCGCAGCGATTGCGTCACAGCGGAGACCAGCAAAGGTAAACCGGGGTCAGATGACAAGCAATCCATTGTTCATTCTTCTGGAAGATCCGGACGAGATTCATTTGGCGAAAATACCAAGCGAACCCCATGTGCGACCATGAATACGAATCCAACGATGACCCCTCCAAGATATCCCCAGAAAGCGCCAAAGACCGAGTTAAGCACGATCATTGAGGGCAGTTCGTCAGGCGTCGGGCCGTATGGACCTACCAGGGAATAGGCAATCAGCACGATGACAAAGAAGGCCGAACCAACTAACGCCGACGCCCTGCGAGGATGTTTGGCCCCGAAGAGAATTGCTTGCCCCAATGCGACCGATGTAAAGAATGCGGCCACGATGAGTGTTGCCATCGCGGGAAAGTTGATCGCGCGCAGCAACGCAAAAACGGCGGCATATGCAGTCGTCACGACAAGCATTGTGGACAGGTCGAACTTACGGGGTGCCGAGAAGAGGCCGGCACTATCGGTTGGCGTTGCGGTGTTCGCCATCACTTGTCAGTCGGATAACGGTGCGGTTCAGCGGGCGGCGGCGAACGTCTCAACCATTGCCAGAACAGCGTCCACCGCCGCTTTGTTGCAACCGATGGTTTCCTGCCTATTTTACGGTTTTCTGCCGACGACATCGAGCCTGTCCAACGCAGCCAGCAGTGATCGCCCAGGGCAAAGTGATTCCAGTCAACGCCGTCCCGATCGCACCGAACCAAGCATACGCGGATTCCACTGACGATAGTTGAATGACACTCGATGTGCCGTTCGTTGGATTGGGCTGGATGCGTCGAGCCATTGTCATTTCGCCGTAGAACGCCGGAGCAGTCGGTACCACGAGTAGCAGTGACCAAAGCGTGCCATTGCGGAAACCGCTTTTAAATCCTTGCCATCTTGTTGGGTGTGTCGGCAGCGCAGATTCAGCCTCGGCGACAGTTGGAGGCTCATACGGATTGGAAGACGTTGTAGCCAAGGCGGCATCGGTTTCAGTCGGGGAACGGTGGTGTTCAGCGGGGACGGGCGAACGACTTGCAAGCAGACGAGAAAACGGACCACCCGTCCTCCGTTGCATAACATGGTTACCCGATTCTTACTGATCGTACACGAATCCATGGTGAATCGAAATCCAAACCATTGTCTCGCAAGTATTTCGCTTTGTCGCAGTATAGTTCAGTGCCATCTAATACGATCTTGAGTAGGGTATCGTAGTAGTGAGCATTGTAGAACGAAAAATCGCGGGCAAGTTGGATTAAACCATCCTCGATCACGCCCTGAGTCTCGAATGGGTCAGACCAGTCTTTCGAATTTGACGAACAAGATATCACGACGTCACTTTTAGGGGCATTCGGAAGTTCGTTGTCATGTGGCAGTGGCAGCGCCACCCAGTTAAGGTTGTCAATACGGCGTGGCGATTGAACAGGTGTAAATCCAAGAGACAACCAAAATGGCTTGGACGTAATCGGTGCACACTCGACGTAAAGTCCAATCAAATCACGAGACAACGCGTGGTCAATCGCATGCTTTGCAAGATATCGCCCAAAGCCCTGACGACGCATCCGGTGGTGGACTGCAAGAATA
Protein-coding regions in this window:
- a CDS encoding acyltransferase family protein, encoding MSIDALRGFDMLWIIGGSAIAREILAGSDTDSFRGRLESQFYHVAWEGFRLYDLVFPLFLFLAGCVLPYSLAKYAETPRAVYGRLFRRGVALVLLGLLYNGILQFDFANMRYMQVLQRIGIGYVAAGLIFLHTRWRMQLVITAAILLGYWAIFAFIPPPGGVAGDYSMEGNLAGYIDRSVLPGKILEKYYGYGDNEGILSTIPAIATALLGVLAGTLLRSTLTPYRKVLSLAAAGIGCLVIGYGWGASFPVIKNLWTSSFVLVAGGWSLLLLAIFYLVIDVWQWQRAALFWVVIGSNAITIYIAQEFVDFRQIAEFFFGGVARVSGDYQKLVLLVGVLIVKWCLLFFLYRRRIFLRV
- a CDS encoding GNAT family N-acetyltransferase is translated as MNGFTIRAATQDDLARIHEWLTEEHEANDGASFLCNFALIGSGQTNGSLFALVRDSDSLPVAFSLGDGNVDILAVHHRMRRQGFGRYLAKHAIDHALSRDLIGLYVECAPITSKPFWLSLGFTPVQSPRRIDNLNWVALPLPHDNELPNAPKSDVVISCSSNSKDWSDPFETQGVIEDGLIQLARDFSFYNAHYYDTLLKIVLDGTELYCDKAKYLRDNGLDFDSPWIRVRSVRIG